In one window of Pseudobacteroides sp. DNA:
- a CDS encoding NifB/NifX family molybdenum-iron cluster-binding protein, protein MAKIAVSSTDGVLINEHFGKAKLFYIYEVTESDEVKFIELRENTPHCSGTYDHGQIEEAVKLLSDVNVVLTAHIGPTATGILQSTGTSVYTLSGPIDKALNTYAKRRKILENINISPIDQCSPSGGCSSGGCSGGCR, encoded by the coding sequence ATGGCAAAAATAGCTGTTTCAAGTACTGATGGTGTACTTATTAATGAACACTTTGGAAAAGCCAAACTATTCTATATTTATGAAGTGACTGAAAGCGATGAAGTTAAATTTATTGAGCTGAGAGAAAACACACCGCACTGCTCAGGTACTTATGACCATGGACAGATTGAAGAGGCCGTGAAACTCCTCTCAGATGTGAATGTGGTACTTACCGCTCACATAGGGCCAACTGCCACAGGAATTTTACAAAGTACAGGTACTTCTGTTTATACTTTATCAGGCCCCATTGATAAAGCCCTTAATACATATGCAAAAAGACGTAAGATACTTGAAAATATAAATATAAGCCCCATAGACCAATGCTCACCTTCAGGTGGCTGTTCTTCCGGTGGATGCTCCGGAGGATGCAGATAG
- the nifB gene encoding nitrogenase cofactor biosynthesis protein NifB, translating to MISNVNNFINAELEEKTKSHPCYSGGCQSARIHLPIAPACNISCNYCNRKFDCVNESRPGVTSDVLNPHEALERYIKVKNKLSNLKVVGIAGPGDALANFENTKKTLELIREVDPDVTFCLSTNGLLLPYYASDLVKLGVTHITVTINAIDPKIGAKIYSEVNIFGIRHAGEKAAEILLKNQLAGIKMLVALGIVVKVNVVMIKGINDEKIEEVIKTVKKLGVFISNIMPLIPASGSVFEDMPLTSNKELNDIRKSCEVHLKQMYHCKQCRADAIGTLDEDCSQDFREIPSHSKKENLLENTDFSYTFAVSTRSGKVIDEHFGHAKEYRIYKYEKGGVEFVDTRAVEKFCNGPSECDEDERLDSIIKTIEDCDVILTMRIGHSPQKILEGKGKLVVQVYGNIEDEIKKVSQLLIGSFLKV from the coding sequence ATGATAAGTAATGTTAATAACTTTATAAATGCTGAATTGGAAGAAAAAACAAAGAGCCACCCCTGCTACAGCGGAGGGTGCCAGAGTGCAAGAATTCACCTTCCTATAGCACCTGCGTGCAATATATCGTGTAATTATTGCAACCGTAAATTCGATTGTGTTAATGAAAGCAGGCCTGGGGTGACAAGTGATGTGCTAAATCCCCATGAGGCACTTGAAAGATATATAAAAGTAAAGAATAAACTTTCGAATCTGAAAGTAGTAGGAATAGCTGGCCCTGGCGATGCCCTGGCTAACTTTGAAAATACAAAAAAAACCCTTGAGCTTATACGTGAAGTAGATCCTGATGTTACCTTTTGCCTTTCCACAAACGGACTTTTGCTGCCGTACTATGCATCAGATTTGGTGAAGCTAGGAGTTACACATATTACTGTTACTATAAACGCCATTGATCCCAAAATAGGTGCCAAAATTTACAGCGAAGTAAATATATTCGGAATAAGGCATGCCGGTGAAAAAGCTGCAGAAATACTTTTAAAAAACCAGTTGGCAGGAATTAAGATGCTAGTTGCTCTTGGGATTGTTGTAAAAGTTAATGTTGTTATGATAAAAGGAATAAATGATGAAAAGATTGAAGAAGTTATAAAGACTGTAAAAAAATTGGGCGTATTCATAAGTAATATAATGCCTCTTATTCCTGCATCGGGAAGCGTATTCGAAGATATGCCCCTTACCAGTAATAAGGAACTTAATGACATTAGGAAGTCATGTGAGGTTCATTTAAAACAAATGTACCATTGCAAGCAATGCAGGGCAGATGCAATAGGAACTCTAGATGAAGATTGTTCTCAGGATTTTAGAGAAATTCCTTCACATTCTAAAAAAGAGAATCTATTGGAAAATACAGATTTTAGTTATACATTTGCGGTGTCTACAAGAAGCGGTAAAGTTATTGATGAACATTTTGGTCATGCAAAAGAATATAGAATTTATAAGTACGAAAAGGGTGGAGTAGAATTTGTTGATACCAGAGCTGTTGAAAAGTTCTGTAACGGTCCTAGTGAATGCGATGAGGATGAAAGATTGGATAGCATTATTAAAACAATTGAGGATTGTGATGTTATTTTAACCATGAGAATCGGCCATTCTCCGCAAAAGATATTGGAAGGCAAAGGCAAGTTGGTTGTGCAGGTTTATGGGAATATTGAGGATGAAATAAAGAAGGTATCACAATTATTGATAGGCTCGTTTTTAAAAGTTTAA
- a CDS encoding ABC transporter ATP-binding protein: protein MASKDKIVIQNLSRVYQINKNNSKQKKDFLAIQDVNLTVKQGEFVTIVGPSGCGKSTLLDIIAGLAKPNGGQIFIDGKLITGPALDRGIVMQGYALLPWRTVRQNVEFGLEIKGTPKNERKGISRRFIELVGLKGFEDRFPYELSGGMKQRVAIARALAYDPQVLLMDEPFAAVDAQTREILQDELLRIWEETNKTIIFVTHSIDEAVALADRVAVMSVNPGTIKEIIEVNLPRPRRIGDIRSSPDFNWAKHKVYESLNNGHGQIRDDNNSGVDIASEISATAVL, encoded by the coding sequence ATGGCAAGTAAAGACAAAATAGTTATACAGAATTTAAGCAGGGTTTACCAAATAAATAAAAATAATTCAAAGCAGAAGAAAGATTTTTTGGCAATACAGGATGTAAATCTTACAGTAAAGCAAGGCGAATTTGTAACAATCGTAGGTCCCAGCGGGTGCGGTAAATCAACTCTCTTAGACATTATAGCAGGACTGGCAAAGCCTAACGGGGGACAGATTTTTATAGATGGAAAGCTTATTACAGGGCCAGCTTTGGATAGGGGAATTGTTATGCAAGGTTATGCACTTTTGCCTTGGAGAACTGTAAGGCAAAACGTGGAATTTGGTCTTGAGATTAAGGGTACTCCCAAAAATGAAAGAAAGGGTATAAGCAGAAGATTTATTGAACTTGTTGGATTGAAAGGTTTTGAAGACAGGTTTCCTTATGAACTATCCGGTGGTATGAAGCAGAGGGTGGCCATTGCAAGAGCTCTTGCATATGATCCGCAGGTTCTTCTGATGGATGAACCCTTTGCAGCTGTAGATGCTCAGACAAGAGAGATTTTGCAGGATGAGCTATTAAGAATTTGGGAAGAGACAAATAAGACAATAATATTTGTAACGCATAGCATTGATGAAGCTGTTGCTTTAGCTGATAGGGTTGCTGTAATGTCTGTAAATCCAGGCACTATAAAAGAGATAATTGAGGTAAACCTCCCAAGGCCCAGAAGAATAGGTGATATAAGATCTTCGCCCGATTTCAACTGGGCTAAGCATAAAGTATATGAATCATTAAATAATGGTCATGGGCAAATAAGAGATGATAATAACAGTGGAGTAGACATTGCAAGTGAGATTTCTGCGACTGCTGTTTTATAG
- a CDS encoding nitrogenase component 1 → MEDEIEVLKRKLQVSKTVNVLNVSSMSRVDEDELTRILKALDLNTRFLPCYSHPDDFGNVQDAALNVSICATHDDYFVEHIKDIFGLPFILKTIPIGIKHTNIWIRDIAKFFGIEEAAEKFIESETRQLEEAIAPFKKILKGKKVFLAGGEIRVVTTAELLQSLGMEVTGMKGYHFDKFGNELLEELPGNDDIPVFPIFGQTINYLGYQGVFEFARRIARLLRNPSFNENISENTRLPYHKEWYKDDPFKYIDQSEALIG, encoded by the coding sequence ATGGAGGATGAGATTGAAGTTTTAAAAAGAAAGCTGCAAGTGAGTAAAACGGTGAATGTTCTTAATGTATCTTCCATGAGCAGAGTTGATGAGGATGAACTGACAAGAATATTAAAAGCATTGGACTTAAATACAAGGTTTTTACCTTGCTATTCCCATCCTGATGATTTTGGAAATGTGCAGGATGCAGCACTGAATGTAAGCATATGTGCTACCCATGATGATTATTTTGTAGAGCATATAAAAGATATTTTTGGTTTACCGTTTATTTTAAAAACTATTCCAATTGGAATTAAGCACACAAATATATGGATTAGAGACATTGCAAAGTTTTTTGGGATTGAGGAGGCTGCCGAAAAGTTCATTGAATCTGAGACAAGACAGCTTGAGGAAGCAATTGCACCGTTTAAGAAAATTCTTAAAGGAAAGAAGGTTTTTTTGGCAGGCGGTGAGATAAGAGTTGTAACTACAGCCGAGCTGTTACAGAGCCTGGGAATGGAAGTAACGGGTATGAAGGGCTATCACTTCGATAAGTTTGGAAATGAGCTTTTGGAAGAACTGCCTGGAAATGATGACATACCTGTATTCCCTATATTTGGGCAGACAATAAACTATCTCGGATATCAGGGTGTATTTGAATTTGCAAGAAGAATAGCTAGACTTTTAAGAAACCCATCCTTTAATGAAAACATATCGGAAAATACACGCCTCCCGTACCATAAGGAATGGTACAAGGATGATCCTTTTAAATATATTGACCAGAGTGAAGCTTTGATAGGATGA
- a CDS encoding nitrogenase component 1, with protein MSKFVDRPRYLCALGGAIGTLNALPGVIPILHAAAGCGGNISNALNGGGGYSGSSYCGGQALPSSNVYENEIVFGGEARLEEQIENTLKVIDGELYFVVTGCMVEMIGDDTASVVKRFNRSNKTVLSSDTGGFKGNSYKGYDLVLETLFRDYVEKSDEKEPGTVNLFGIVPVQDVFWKGNLNELKRIISKLGLKVNTFFGSNETLDNLKNAAKASLNIVVSDTFGSDAAKVFEEVHNVPYINAPLPIGAKATSEFVLVIGQQR; from the coding sequence ATGAGTAAATTTGTAGACAGACCAAGGTATTTATGTGCATTAGGGGGAGCAATAGGAACTTTGAATGCGTTGCCGGGTGTTATTCCGATTCTTCATGCTGCTGCCGGATGTGGCGGAAATATATCCAATGCATTAAATGGCGGGGGAGGATACTCAGGTAGTAGTTATTGCGGGGGTCAGGCATTACCAAGCTCCAACGTATATGAAAATGAGATTGTATTTGGTGGAGAGGCCAGGCTGGAGGAGCAAATCGAAAACACACTAAAGGTGATTGACGGGGAATTGTATTTTGTAGTTACCGGCTGCATGGTTGAAATGATAGGAGATGACACGGCTTCTGTAGTAAAAAGATTCAACCGCAGTAATAAAACAGTCTTAAGTAGTGATACAGGAGGCTTTAAGGGGAATTCCTATAAAGGATATGATCTGGTTTTAGAGACCCTGTTTCGTGATTATGTTGAAAAATCAGATGAGAAAGAGCCTGGAACTGTTAATTTGTTTGGAATAGTACCGGTACAGGATGTTTTCTGGAAAGGAAATCTTAATGAATTAAAAAGAATCATATCAAAGCTTGGACTCAAGGTAAATACTTTTTTTGGAAGCAATGAAACCTTAGATAACCTAAAAAATGCTGCAAAAGCATCTTTAAATATTGTTGTATCCGACACTTTCGGAAGTGATGCAGCTAAGGTTTTTGAAGAAGTACATAATGTACCTTATATAAATGCACCACTTCCAATAGGTGCTAAAGCCACCAGTGAATTTGTCCTGGTGATAGGTCAGCAAAGATAG
- a CDS encoding sensor histidine kinase, translated as MAAASVHSYIEEKTNESRDIIDNIYTNKILYTEILYLMENGYNKHLEYKMNKLFESQDNKYNGFENYFNSCLLRDAGMTGISIYSIKQDEAFVYSLNCGVVFPKDGYVINAIGKFNNSFESLRILPSHNAHYLRNSNRKNVFSMAYIVKEKFTSNNLGFIVIDYAVDSIKNKLSASAKEYHVGITVFTPQGGIIYDLLGKPEYHNLFSDLKNNNTSSAIHKNNMIHTITSGSVGIVTAAVLPRQSVFSHSSVFTKTIFFIACIFIIAILVFTAFSIKRFSTRIASLVHGTKIIKQGNLSYRIDAAKNGDELSEIAVSFNDMCEDLKNYIDRAYVSEINQKNAQIKELQAQINPHFLYNTLESIRMRILAGENKEAGDMIYLLSKYYRSTVKEKMVINIWEEIRHAKMYVELHNIRSSYVVFVKFNIEEELSDYGILKHTLQPLIENYICHGINMEREDNLLNINVYKNEKDIFISLEDNGNGISKEKLDDIKENLERGSNNTQSGIGIKNVHDRIVLFFGEGYGLTIKSSTGQGTSITIRIPAIPKEEMEVYVQSFHRG; from the coding sequence ATGGCAGCGGCAAGCGTACATTCATATATTGAAGAAAAAACAAATGAATCTAGGGATATCATTGATAACATTTATACCAATAAAATATTATATACCGAAATTCTGTACCTCATGGAAAACGGTTATAACAAACATTTAGAATACAAGATGAATAAGCTTTTTGAAAGCCAGGATAACAAATACAATGGATTTGAGAACTATTTCAACTCATGTCTTTTAAGAGACGCTGGCATGACAGGAATCAGCATATACAGCATCAAGCAGGATGAAGCATTTGTATACTCTCTAAATTGTGGTGTTGTATTTCCTAAAGACGGTTATGTAATTAATGCCATAGGAAAATTTAACAATAGCTTTGAAAGCCTAAGGATACTGCCTAGTCATAATGCACATTATCTTAGAAACAGTAACCGGAAAAATGTTTTTTCCATGGCTTATATAGTGAAAGAAAAATTCACTTCAAATAACCTGGGGTTTATAGTTATTGATTATGCTGTAGATAGTATAAAAAACAAGCTTTCAGCATCGGCTAAAGAATATCATGTTGGAATCACAGTCTTTACACCGCAGGGCGGAATAATATATGACTTATTAGGCAAACCCGAATATCATAATCTTTTCAGTGATTTAAAAAATAACAATACTTCATCAGCGATACACAAAAACAATATGATACATACCATTACTTCGGGAAGTGTGGGTATTGTAACTGCAGCTGTTCTCCCGAGACAATCTGTTTTTTCACATTCTTCCGTGTTTACAAAAACTATATTTTTTATTGCGTGTATTTTTATAATAGCTATTTTGGTTTTTACTGCCTTTTCTATCAAGAGGTTTTCAACAAGGATTGCATCACTTGTTCATGGTACCAAAATTATAAAGCAGGGAAACCTTTCCTATAGGATTGATGCGGCAAAAAACGGAGATGAGCTAAGTGAGATTGCAGTGAGCTTTAATGACATGTGTGAGGATTTGAAAAATTATATCGATAGGGCATATGTGTCGGAAATAAATCAGAAAAATGCACAGATAAAAGAACTGCAAGCCCAGATTAATCCTCATTTTCTGTATAATACCCTGGAATCCATAAGAATGAGGATTTTAGCAGGAGAGAATAAGGAAGCCGGAGATATGATTTATCTTTTATCAAAGTATTATCGCAGTACCGTAAAGGAAAAAATGGTTATCAACATATGGGAAGAAATAAGACATGCCAAAATGTATGTGGAGCTTCATAATATTAGATCTTCCTACGTGGTTTTTGTAAAATTCAATATTGAAGAAGAGCTATCGGACTACGGAATTCTTAAGCATACCCTTCAGCCTCTTATTGAAAACTATATTTGCCATGGCATCAATATGGAGCGGGAGGATAATCTACTTAACATAAATGTATACAAAAATGAAAAAGACATATTTATATCCCTTGAAGACAATGGAAACGGAATCTCAAAAGAAAAGCTTGACGATATAAAGGAAAATTTGGAAAGAGGCAGTAATAATACACAAAGTGGCATTGGAATTAAAAATGTGCATGACAGAATTGTATTGTTTTTTGGAGAAGGATATGGACTCACAATAAAAAGCAGTACAGGACAGGGAACTTCTATAACCATAAGGATTCCTGCAATACCAAAGGAGGAAATGGAAGTATATGTACAAAGTTTTCATCGTGGATGA
- a CDS encoding response regulator transcription factor, with translation MYKVFIVDDDPAIVRGLKNIINWEEYGLNIPETAYSGLEAWKLIESSTPDILITDIKMPCIDGLELIRRVKQIKPCTHFIVLSGYDDFEYLKESIKLGIENYILKPVNVEELTSTLLNILEKLQNTRVSPIDFERDKDIIRNNVLYRLVTGSISEEELNERLFHLNIKLNGPLTVCVFRALESKTWKTIPGDIMANIEKICTKVIDKHELGPTFRSPEGNILLLICCNKELLEPLMLKDVLLECMMEVKNSHCINLFITAGSYENNWRMLEKSYKKAIELQQYSIILPFDSILDSEIEKDTSKIQIREILSFDELKRFIASKDVDGLLSYIDGIFVRIGNLKGITPYFVQNTSVEILFSIINIVISTPEGSNVLDQELHRPVSDIFNLQSLEEIIEFTKNKAKSILQHLIYKQKNLHPIIKRAMKHIKTNYSKDISLKCLAHDFNINANYLGRLFKEELGVYFTDYLNTIRVEKAKELLLSTNKSTREISIEIGYSDPNYFYSLFKKYTGISPSEFKNQ, from the coding sequence ATGTACAAAGTTTTCATCGTGGATGACGACCCTGCTATTGTTAGAGGTCTAAAGAATATAATTAACTGGGAAGAGTATGGGTTGAATATCCCTGAGACAGCATATAGCGGACTGGAGGCATGGAAACTTATTGAAAGCAGTACTCCCGATATACTCATTACCGATATTAAAATGCCTTGTATAGATGGGCTGGAGCTTATAAGGAGAGTTAAGCAAATAAAGCCTTGTACTCATTTTATAGTATTGAGCGGCTATGATGATTTTGAATATCTGAAGGAGTCAATCAAGCTTGGCATTGAGAACTATATATTAAAACCTGTAAATGTAGAGGAATTGACATCAACTCTGTTAAATATACTTGAAAAGCTTCAAAACACCCGGGTAAGTCCCATTGATTTTGAGAGGGATAAGGATATAATAAGAAACAATGTCCTCTACCGACTTGTTACAGGTTCAATAAGTGAAGAGGAATTAAATGAAAGACTGTTCCATCTTAACATCAAACTTAATGGACCTCTTACGGTTTGTGTATTTAGAGCTTTGGAGAGTAAGACATGGAAGACGATACCTGGCGATATTATGGCAAACATTGAAAAAATATGCACCAAAGTTATTGATAAGCATGAATTAGGGCCTACTTTTCGTTCTCCTGAGGGAAATATTCTGTTATTGATTTGCTGTAATAAGGAGCTTCTTGAGCCACTTATGCTAAAAGATGTGCTTCTTGAGTGTATGATGGAGGTGAAAAATTCACACTGTATCAATCTTTTTATTACTGCGGGAAGCTATGAAAATAACTGGAGAATGCTTGAGAAAAGTTATAAAAAAGCGATAGAACTTCAGCAATATTCAATAATACTGCCTTTTGACAGTATACTAGACAGTGAAATCGAAAAAGATACTTCTAAAATACAAATAAGGGAAATACTTTCTTTTGATGAGTTGAAGAGGTTTATAGCTTCAAAAGATGTTGACGGACTACTATCTTATATTGATGGCATATTCGTAAGGATAGGAAACTTGAAAGGCATTACGCCATACTTTGTTCAGAATACTTCGGTGGAAATACTTTTTTCCATAATAAACATAGTCATCAGTACTCCGGAGGGAAGCAATGTGCTGGATCAGGAATTGCATAGGCCTGTTTCGGATATTTTCAATCTACAAAGCCTGGAAGAAATAATAGAGTTTACTAAGAACAAGGCTAAAAGTATTCTTCAACACCTTATATATAAGCAGAAAAACCTGCATCCAATCATAAAAAGGGCAATGAAGCATATAAAAACGAATTATTCCAAAGATATTTCCCTTAAGTGCCTGGCTCATGATTTCAATATCAATGCCAATTACTTAGGACGGCTTTTCAAGGAAGAGCTGGGAGTGTATTTTACCGATTATCTCAATACAATAAGAGTAGAAAAAGCTAAGGAGCTTCTGCTGAGCACAAACAAAAGCACAAGAGAGATTTCAATTGAGATTGGTTATTCTGATCCAAATTATTTTTACAGCTTGTTTAAAAAATATACAGGTATTTCACCCTCTGAATTTAAAAATCAATAA
- a CDS encoding ABC transporter substrate-binding protein, giving the protein MRNTKKAIIFFILIMLFFNIKGSSSSIDFNRDAMMAESNKNGKSLPPYKIIWYHAHKTQKDMQLVLKKVNEYLIKRINATLEMRLIPEADYDNRLKSAISSGEKFDICFTSVWMNSYTHNALRGSFIELDPLLEKYGKGTLNALPQILLNGARVKDKLYTLPANQDLAHQWGISLNKKYTDKYGVDVSNIKKIEDLEPMLKIIKEKEKDVVPYLIYPYSCHAFSMPMERVEEQVPSGLYLDNRTGYKVVNAMEITEFKNYLSLMHKWYKAGYILKDAASLKNVSNFENAGNWFAGSVSYNPLLKSKLKEKLGYDVTVVPIGSPFITKKDTVFFMHAISSTSQDPGRTVMFLELLNTDKYLFNLIAYGIEGIHYQKTGENAIKLLDNSYHIEPCTFGNMKLSYTLSSYSKNISKDIENFNASPIISPLLEFNFDPEPVKNEIEKITEVTEEFEGPLFVGAVDPEIYLPKIIQKYKAAGLDKVMAQQQNQLDTWLLEKRIKK; this is encoded by the coding sequence ATGAGGAATACTAAAAAAGCAATAATATTTTTTATCTTAATTATGTTATTCTTCAATATAAAAGGAAGCTCCTCCAGTATTGATTTTAATAGAGACGCTATGATGGCTGAAAGTAATAAAAACGGCAAGTCACTCCCACCTTACAAAATTATATGGTATCATGCTCATAAAACCCAAAAGGATATGCAGCTAGTACTTAAAAAAGTCAATGAATATTTAATAAAAAGAATAAATGCAACCCTGGAAATGAGATTGATTCCAGAAGCCGATTATGATAATAGGCTTAAATCGGCCATTTCCTCAGGTGAGAAATTTGATATTTGCTTTACATCGGTCTGGATGAACAGCTACACTCATAATGCCCTAAGGGGGTCCTTTATTGAGCTTGACCCTCTCCTTGAAAAGTACGGTAAGGGTACATTGAATGCACTTCCGCAAATACTTCTTAACGGGGCCCGGGTTAAGGATAAACTGTATACCCTTCCGGCAAACCAGGATCTCGCACATCAGTGGGGAATTTCTTTAAATAAAAAATATACGGACAAGTATGGGGTTGATGTGTCCAATATTAAAAAAATAGAAGATCTTGAACCTATGCTTAAAATAATTAAGGAAAAAGAAAAGGATGTTGTTCCCTACCTCATTTATCCTTATTCCTGTCATGCATTTTCTATGCCTATGGAAAGGGTTGAGGAACAGGTGCCAAGCGGTCTGTATTTGGATAATAGGACAGGCTACAAGGTTGTTAATGCCATGGAGATTACTGAATTTAAAAATTATTTGTCACTCATGCACAAGTGGTATAAAGCCGGGTATATTTTAAAGGATGCAGCATCATTAAAAAATGTCAGTAACTTTGAAAATGCAGGAAACTGGTTTGCTGGTTCAGTATCCTATAACCCACTTTTAAAAAGCAAACTGAAGGAAAAACTGGGTTATGATGTTACTGTTGTTCCCATAGGTAGCCCTTTTATAACAAAAAAGGATACGGTATTCTTCATGCACGCCATATCATCAACTTCCCAGGACCCTGGAAGGACAGTCATGTTTCTGGAACTGCTTAATACAGACAAGTATCTCTTCAATTTGATAGCTTACGGAATAGAGGGTATCCATTACCAAAAAACAGGAGAAAACGCAATTAAGCTGTTGGATAATTCATATCATATAGAGCCATGCACATTTGGAAACATGAAGCTTTCTTATACGCTTTCCTCTTATTCAAAAAACATATCAAAGGATATTGAGAATTTTAATGCTTCACCAATAATTTCGCCACTACTTGAATTTAATTTTGACCCTGAACCTGTTAAGAACGAGATTGAGAAGATTACCGAGGTCACCGAAGAATTCGAAGGACCGCTCTTTGTTGGTGCTGTTGACCCTGAAATATACCTGCCGAAAATTATTCAAAAATACAAAGCGGCAGGCCTTGATAAAGTGATGGCCCAGCAGCAGAATCAGCTTGATACATGGCTTCTCGAAAAGAGGATAAAAAAGTAG
- a CDS encoding CotH kinase family protein: protein MKVKIPALTISLTVMVLAISMFGWECKEKVYASETGNTTVASLNTEYNQLEMPILTINTNSGGQISSDEVYADAKISIINDKGIYEMTDMATLVKLRGSSSMYAEKKSYKMKFEEKQNLLGIGDGKGKPWLLIANHSDHSLLRNLTAYSFAEKLTGMSYSPNCRSIELYLNGEYQGVYLLCEDNNVNKNRVAIEEAPDEVENNGYLVEMSRYEGENKFDVDTASYVIKSELSETAAIKGQQINYISNYIKESYNALKNGDQENVKKYIDLDSLVDIYIGNEIVKNVDAGWDSFYMYKDVNGKLCFGPMWDFDLAMGNANCVKGFDSWAGFSPYTVLNVNANSNPWFCNALSNNWFRKLVKERWNELQNELNDLPNIVITEAQSNYKSYCRNFDKWNILGKQTNISPEEIVKLPTYKDHYMYLSNWLSKRVSWLKDHFNNEDFINGIFVKEDGKELSAKSNLLELSSILAFGNEMTYEILPDTGIAVAVQNGGSESWATQAIASGFMLEKGAEYVLSFDYKCTDGRLLPFAVQLNHAPWSPLHLGNLNITNEPQHYEAKFTVQVDDSNCALAFSLGSDTFNGTVVTFDNLSLIKKSATEVLIGDIDRNGAVNMSDVVLMAAIFNSVVGDGNYKASCDLNNDGSINMADAVIIALNFNKTVSD from the coding sequence ATGAAAGTAAAAATACCCGCTTTAACAATATCATTAACGGTTATGGTTTTAGCTATAAGTATGTTTGGATGGGAATGTAAAGAAAAAGTGTATGCGTCAGAAACAGGAAATACCACAGTGGCTTCATTAAATACTGAATATAATCAGCTTGAAATGCCAATACTTACAATAAACACCAATTCCGGAGGCCAAATCAGTTCTGATGAAGTATATGCTGATGCAAAAATCAGCATAATTAATGACAAAGGTATTTATGAAATGACTGATATGGCTACATTGGTAAAACTCCGCGGCAGCAGTTCCATGTACGCAGAAAAGAAAAGCTATAAAATGAAATTTGAAGAAAAACAAAACTTATTAGGTATTGGCGACGGTAAAGGAAAGCCTTGGCTTTTAATAGCTAATCATTCCGACCATTCTCTTTTAAGAAATCTTACAGCATATAGTTTTGCAGAGAAACTTACCGGTATGTCTTATTCGCCGAACTGCCGCTCTATAGAATTATATCTTAACGGTGAATATCAAGGTGTTTATCTGCTATGTGAGGACAATAACGTTAATAAAAATCGTGTAGCAATCGAAGAAGCACCTGATGAAGTCGAAAACAACGGTTATTTAGTTGAAATGTCCAGATATGAGGGGGAAAATAAGTTTGACGTTGATACAGCAAGCTATGTAATAAAAAGTGAATTGTCTGAAACTGCAGCAATAAAAGGCCAGCAGATTAATTACATATCCAATTACATTAAGGAATCGTATAACGCATTAAAAAATGGCGATCAGGAGAATGTAAAAAAGTATATTGACCTTGACTCATTAGTTGATATATACATTGGCAATGAAATTGTAAAAAATGTTGATGCCGGCTGGGACAGCTTCTATATGTATAAAGATGTTAACGGAAAACTTTGCTTTGGCCCTATGTGGGATTTTGATCTGGCTATGGGGAATGCAAACTGTGTAAAGGGATTTGACTCATGGGCAGGATTTAGCCCATATACTGTCTTAAATGTAAATGCAAACTCAAATCCATGGTTTTGCAATGCACTTTCAAATAATTGGTTCCGCAAATTAGTAAAAGAACGCTGGAATGAACTTCAAAACGAATTAAATGACCTGCCAAATATAGTTATTACAGAAGCCCAATCCAATTATAAGTCTTATTGCAGAAATTTTGATAAGTGGAACATTTTAGGAAAGCAGACAAACATCTCACCAGAGGAAATAGTTAAACTTCCAACATATAAAGACCATTACATGTATCTTAGCAATTGGCTGTCCAAGCGTGTAAGCTGGCTAAAAGACCATTTTAATAATGAAGATTTTATAAATGGAATATTTGTAAAGGAAGACGGCAAAGAATTATCTGCCAAGTCCAATTTACTGGAATTAAGTTCAATTCTTGCATTTGGAAACGAAATGACCTATGAAATTTTACCCGACACAGGAATTGCTGTGGCAGTTCAAAACGGGGGTTCAGAAAGTTGGGCTACCCAGGCGATTGCCTCAGGTTTTATGCTGGAAAAGGGAGCAGAATATGTACTTTCATTCGATTACAAATGTACCGATGGACGATTGCTTCCATTCGCTGTTCAACTAAATCATGCACCTTGGTCACCACTTCATTTAGGTAATTTAAACATCACTAATGAGCCTCAACATTACGAAGCTAAGTTTACAGTCCAAGTAGATGACTCTAACTGTGCTCTTGCATTTAGCCTTGGCAGCGACACTTTTAACGGTACAGTTGTTACCTTTGATAACTTAAGTCTTATAAAGAAATCTGCAACCGAAGTACTTATAGGTGACATAGACAGAAATGGTGCTGTTAACATGTCTGATGTGGTTCTTATGGCAGCTATATTCAATTCAGTTGTAGGAGACGGCAATTATAAAGCTTCTTGTGATTTGAACAATGATGGTTCAATAAATATGGCTGATGCAGTTATTATTGCTTTAAATTTCAATAAAACAGTCAGCGACTAA